From Gemmatimonadaceae bacterium:
ATCGCCGCGAAGTCGAAGCCGCTCGTCTACGTGCCGAACTCCCGCTCGGGTTCGGTGAGCGTGATCGACCCGACGACGTACACCGTCGTGCGCACGTTCAAAGTCGGACAGATCCCGCAACATGTCGTGCCGGCGTACGATCTGTCGCGCCTGTGGGTGTTGGCCAACCAATCGAGCACGCTCATTCCGATCGACCCGCTCACCGGCGCCGATGGCAAGCCCATCCACGTCGATGATCCCTACAACATGTACTTCACGCCCGACGGCAAATTCGCCATCGTCGTCGCCGAACGGCGCGAGCGGCTCGACTTCCGCGATCCGGAGTCGATGCAGCTCGTACAATCGGTGAACACGGGCTGTCGCGGCATCGACCACATGGAGTTTACCGCCGACGGCCGCTACGCCATCGCGACGTGCGAGTTCAACGGCTCGCTGCTCAAGCTCGACGTGACGACGAAGCAACCCGTCAAACTGCTCGCGCTCGACACGACGAGCGGCGCGGGACTGGGCGCCATGCCGCAAGACGTGCGTTCGTCGCCCGACGGCAGCGTGTTCTTCGTCGCCGACATGAAGGCGAACGGCGTGCGGCTCGTCGATCCAACGACATTCACGCAGATCGGTTTCATTCCGACCGGCGTCGGAACGCACGGCATCTACCCGAGCCGCGACGGCAAGCTGCTCTACATGACGAATCGTGGATGGAACACGCTGAAGGCGGGACCGCATGGCAAGGGATCGATCAGCGTCGTCGATCCGTTCGCGCGCAAGGTCGTCGCGACATGGGAGATTCCCGGCGGCGGCAGTCCGGACATGGGCAACGTCACCGCGGACGGCAAGGAGCTGTGGGTGAGCGGCCGCTATGACAAGCAGGTCTACGTGTTCGATACGGCGACGGGGCAGCTGACCCATCGCATTCCTGTCGGGCGCGAGCCACACGGGCTTTGCGTGTGGCCGCAGCCGGGACGCTACTCGCTGGGACACACGGGTAACATGCGATAACGCATCGACGTGAAGGACTGGCGCCGACGTCCGGGCATCGACCAATTTGCGATTTATCGCGATGTACAATCGTCGCCAACCCGTACCGACGTCGGAGAGCCCGGTCCTGCGCGTCCTGATCTACATCCAGTGGCCCGTCAAAGCGTGGTGTATTCCGGACGCCCAGGTTGACGCGTTGCGTCGTCGTTTTCCGGATTTTGAATTCATAAACGTTAATACGCGCGACGAGATTCCGGACGCCATTCGCGCCGCCGATGCCGCGTTCACGCCGTTTCTCACCGCGGAGTGGGTCGCGGCCGCGCCCAAGCTCCGTTGGGTCCACTCCTCCGCGGCCGCCGTCGAAGGGCTGCTGCCGTTGCCCGCGCTCAACGATCGCGGCATCGTCGTCTCGAATTCCCGCGGCGTCCAGGCGATCGCCATGGCCGAGAATGCGATGGGCGGCCTCCTGGTAATCGCGCGCAAGCTCAATCGCACGCTCGAGGCGCAGCGCGAGCATCGCTGGATTCAAAACGATTTGATCCACGACTGGCCGTGGCTCCTCCACGGCAAGCGCATGACGGTCGTTGGACTCGGCACCATCGGCATGGAGATCGCCAAGCGCGCGCACGCCTTCGGCATGCGCGTCACCGGCATTCGGCGAAACGTCGACCGCCCGCGGCCGGAGTTCGTGAATCGCGTGCTTCCGCCGAGCGCGCTCCACGACTCGCTGGCCGGCTGCGACGTGCTGGTGCTGTCCGCGCCGGGTGTCGAGGCGACGAAGCGCATCGTCGGCGTTCGGGAGATCGCGATGCTCGAGCGGGGCGCGGTGATCGTGAACGTCGCGCGCGGTCAGGTCGTCGACGAGCTAGCCATGATCGACGCGCTGCGCTCCGGTGCGCTCGGCGGCGCGGTGCTCGACGTATTCGAGCGCGAGCCGCTCGATGCAGGGAGTGCGCTCTGGGATTTGCCGAACGTCGTGATCACGCCGCATTCGTCGGGCTTTCGTGCGACACATTGGGACGACGTGGTCGACCTGTTCGCCGAGAATCTCGAGCGGTTTCGCCGCGGCGAGCCCGTGCAAAACATCGTCAACACGGCCGCCGGATACTGACGCGCTACACGGCCACCGGATGCTCGGCGGTGTTCGGCGTGGCCTCGCTCGCGCTGGCGAGCGGAACGCCGACGACGAAGACCGATCCGCCGCCGATGTGCTCATCGACGCGCACCCAGCCATCGTGGCGCACGATGATGTCGCGCACCACGGAGAGGCCGAGTCCGAGTCCATCGCGGCGCGCGGTGCCGGTGCTGTTGAGGCGCTCGTAGGCGGCCCAGACGCGCTCGCGTTGATCGGCGGGAATGCCGGGACCATGATCGGCGACGCTCAGCTCCGCGGTATCGCCGTAGTGGCGAAGGCGAATTTGCACCGTTGAGTCGCGCGGCCCGTATTTCAGCGCGTTGTCGAGCAGGTTGAGGATCACCTGGCGAAATGCGTCGGGGTCGACGAGTGCCCACACGGTGGATGATGCGACGACGTCGAACGAGACGTGTCGTGTCGCCGCGATCGGCGCCATCGATTCGGCAGTGGCCCGTACGAGCGCATCGAGCTCCGTGACGCGCGGCCGCACCTTCCACGTCGGAAGCTCGGCCTTGGCGAGCGTGAGCAAATTCTCAACGGTGCGCGTGAGCTGCTCGGTGCCGCGGCCGAGTGCTTCGATGGTGCGCTCGCGCCGTTCGTCGCCATCGGCGGGCAGGCGGCGCAGCGTTTCGACGGACAGGCGCACCTGCGTGAGCGGCGTACGCAGCTCGTGCGACACGGCGGCAAGAAATGTTTGCCGGCGCGCCATGCCGGCGAAGGCGCGCTGAGTGACGATGCCGGCGACGATGGCGAGGCCGACCGCGATGGTCATCAGCACCCACAACGTCCACTCTGGTACACCAGTTGGCAGGCGCTCGATGAGCGTGTCGGTGATCGTATCGGCCAATCCGATGCGGACGCGAACGCCGTGCATCGGCCCCGACGCCAGCTCGTACGTGCCGTGCGCGCCTTCGTGCGCGAGCACACCGCTGTCGAACTCGACGCGGTCCGTGTTCGCGTCCTCGACGCGTGCGCTGACATAACGCCGCTGCAGCGCGAGCGCTTGTTGAGTATTTCCTAAATCCCGCCGTGTCCCGCCGACCGACGCGGGCAGCACGGGTACCGTCGCGAGCACGAGGGGAACGAACGCGGTCATGAATTGGGTGCGTGAGAACGAGACGCCCTCGACGAATGTGGGACGTCCGGTTGCGTCGCGTCCGACGATGATCCACGCGGACATGTCGTCGCCGTGCCAGGGATACGCCGTGCCGAGCAGCGTCTGATGCCCCGTGGATTTCGCGACGACCTTGGTGACGGCGTCGTGCAGTGCTTCGCGGAGCGCGTTGCTCTGAACGCCGGCCCACTTCCACGACTCGGCGGGCGATGACGGGTTGCCCTCGAACGCCAGCCGCAGCGTGTCGCTGGATTCGGATCCGCTCAGTGGCATGCGCTCGGACCACGCGAGTCTCGCGAGCAAACTGTCGGGTGCGATCGGCGCCGGTGCGCCGCCACGCTCGGCGGCAAACAACAACATGTTCGTCGCGTCGAGGCCGAAGTTCGCGGTTTGCTGGAGGATGAGTCGCGCGCTCGAGGTTGCGAGATCACCGGCGGCCCGATCGACGTCGTGCACCGTTCGGCGGCGCGAGCCGAGCAGGAGGGCAAGCGCGGCGGCGGCGACCAGCAGCGACGCGGCCAATGCGCCACCGGCGGCGATGAGTCTGACGCGAACCGCGTCGCGGCGCGGGGTGGGGAGGAACATGCTCTAAGATTGGGCGCGCGGCGCGCGGCGATGCAACTATCTGCGACGGAGAACAACGACCGGATCTGACCAAATCTGACCAAATCTGCTCTCGTAGTCCGAGAGGACGGCGCCTGACCGGCCCGGTCGTGCTTCAACGGTTTCCAGATCTGGTCAGACGTGGTCAGATCTGGTCGTGGTTAATTGTTATGTATTTAAAGTTCTAGAATATCACCACGCCATCATGGCCTCGCTTCCGCGACTCCGACCCGGTCGTTAACGTACGCT
This genomic window contains:
- a CDS encoding HAMP domain-containing sensor histidine kinase; its protein translation is MFLPTPRRDAVRVRLIAAGGALAASLLVAAAALALLLGSRRRTVHDVDRAAGDLATSSARLILQQTANFGLDATNMLLFAAERGGAPAPIAPDSLLARLAWSERMPLSGSESSDTLRLAFEGNPSSPAESWKWAGVQSNALREALHDAVTKVVAKSTGHQTLLGTAYPWHGDDMSAWIIVGRDATGRPTFVEGVSFSRTQFMTAFVPLVLATVPVLPASVGGTRRDLGNTQQALALQRRYVSARVEDANTDRVEFDSGVLAHEGAHGTYELASGPMHGVRVRIGLADTITDTLIERLPTGVPEWTLWVLMTIAVGLAIVAGIVTQRAFAGMARRQTFLAAVSHELRTPLTQVRLSVETLRRLPADGDERRERTIEALGRGTEQLTRTVENLLTLAKAELPTWKVRPRVTELDALVRATAESMAPIAATRHVSFDVVASSTVWALVDPDAFRQVILNLLDNALKYGPRDSTVQIRLRHYGDTAELSVADHGPGIPADQRERVWAAYERLNSTGTARRDGLGLGLSVVRDIIVRHDGWVRVDEHIGGGSVFVVGVPLASASEATPNTAEHPVAV
- a CDS encoding D-2-hydroxyacid dehydrogenase, giving the protein MYNRRQPVPTSESPVLRVLIYIQWPVKAWCIPDAQVDALRRRFPDFEFINVNTRDEIPDAIRAADAAFTPFLTAEWVAAAPKLRWVHSSAAAVEGLLPLPALNDRGIVVSNSRGVQAIAMAENAMGGLLVIARKLNRTLEAQREHRWIQNDLIHDWPWLLHGKRMTVVGLGTIGMEIAKRAHAFGMRVTGIRRNVDRPRPEFVNRVLPPSALHDSLAGCDVLVLSAPGVEATKRIVGVREIAMLERGAVIVNVARGQVVDELAMIDALRSGALGGAVLDVFEREPLDAGSALWDLPNVVITPHSSGFRATHWDDVVDLFAENLERFRRGEPVQNIVNTAAGY